The Lasioglossum baleicum chromosome 12, iyLasBale1, whole genome shotgun sequence genome includes a region encoding these proteins:
- the LOC143213867 gene encoding 7SK snRNA methylphosphate capping enzyme: MSSAQVDRPTKVGQINKKENEKSRKTFNSKKHKHEDGRHFKFGRKRLQSFSSNGKFFPPYKRRKKEGIIIPPTKFLLGGNICDPLNLNSMQDEEINRAMNAVTPKSSPLPTPKHKKEAIEVIIPPNICDPLNLCNCSDDDEYEKQLISPTKKGSKRRNRKKKRASSGSGKDDASDLFESKPKECNAVEIAEPMEVAVPENVETTQQSAPSNSPPPNQPKEPKPESPQKDKNKLRLKGLEEPKDKRLRKVDVKDKIVSPVIPQPGAWKPRPQHRPSQDKKKKQTMPNFREKDARYQYGNYNRYYGYRNSHHDIDTRLTVFAQRKKLFIGKDVLDIGCNIGHITLSVARDLAAHSVTGIDIDRTLINIARKNIKHYVNCVQSPAGNEDSDHHDVNFFPMSMPINYGPVDIPGFTKNKNYKGFPYNVTFVQGNYVLEDDALLCTEQPQFNTILCLSITKWIHLNFGDAGLKQAFKRMYAQLRPGGVLILEPQGWSSYSKKKNLTERIYKNYQSIEFRPHSFTQYLLSAEVGFSKCEVLSIPAHPSKGFQRPVHLYTKPGLAQENTEDISTSKREERTVERQELIERREYEQKLFQKENIKGGNMSEISQQSNESMSQYDQLENVYAPSATPCYDTPGYNNDSQPPDVSKMCYVDANMEADKMEAEETTDKPGEPGPENMKKQDLVDGKSCEKVKEAPKSRPDENTRTAEAQKKTLVPEDQRGSRLKAKQIKSVAEKMDCTEDKDDSRPKGQMDDRGSRSLCEEDQSKTQRCELTSDNT, translated from the exons ATGTCATCCGCACAAGTTGATCGTCCCACAAAAGTGGGTCAGATCAATAAAAAGGAGAATGAGAAATCAAGGAAAACTTTCAATTCCAAGAAGCATAAGCATGAAGATGGTCGTCACTTCAAGTTTGGTAGAAAACGCCTGCAGAGTTTTAGTAGCAACGGTAAATTCTTTCCACCGTATAAGCGTAGAAAGAAGGAGGGTATCATCATACCACCGACCAAGTTTCTACTTGGTGGCAACATATGCGATCCTTTGAATCTGAACAGCATGCAAGACGAGGAAATAAACAGAGCCATGAACGCTGTTACTCCAAAGTCTAGCCCGCTTCCTACGCCTAAACACAAGAAAGAGGCTATTGAGGTCATCATACCTCCGAACATTTGCGATCCTCTGAATTTATGTAACTGTAGTGACGATGATGAATATGAGAAGCAACTGATTTCTCCAACCAAAAAGGGCTCAAAGCGTAGAAACAGGAAGAAAAAACGGGCCTCTTCAGGATCTGGGAAAGATGATGCAAGTGATCTATTCGAATCCAAACCTAAAGAATGCAATGCAGTTGAGATCGCAGAACCTATGGAGGTGGCTGTGCCAGAGAATGTTGAAACAACGCAACAGTCTGCACCGTCAAATTCTCCACCACCGAATCAGCCTAAAGAGCCCAAACCAGAGAGTCCACAGAAAGACAAAAACAAATTACGTTTGAAAGGTTTGGAAGAACCGAAGGACAAAAGATTACGGAAGGTTGATGTTAAGGATAAAATTGTTAGTCCTGTTATTCCTCAACCTGGAGCGTGGAAACCTCGACCACAACACCGGCCGAGTCAGGATAAGAAAAAGAAACAGACTATGCCAAATTTCCGAGAGAAAGACGCGCGTTATCAGTATGGCAACTACAACAGGTACTATGGCTATCGCAACTCACACCACGATATAGACACAAGACTGACAGTATTTGCCCAGCGCAAAAAGTTGTTCATTGGGAAAGATGTATTGGACATTGGTTGCAATATTGGCCATATTACTCTGTCCGTTGCAAGAGATCTGGCAGCTCACAGTGTAACCGGTATTGACATTGATCGAACACTCATCAATATTGCTAGAAAAAATATCAAACACTATGTCAATTGTGTACAGTCCCCTGCTGGTAATGAAGACAGTGATCACCATGATGTAAACTTCTTCCCAATGTCTATGCCGATCAATTATGGGCCGGTTGATATTCCAGGCTTTACAAAGAACAAGAATTACAAAGGTTTCCCTTATAATGTTACTTTCGTGCAG GGTAACTACGTACTCGAAGACGATGCTCTTCTGTGCACGGAGCAACCGCAGTTCAACACGATCCTCTGCTTATCCATCACCAAGTGGATACACCTGAACTTCGGCGACGCGGGCCTCAAGCAAGCCTTTAAACGTATGTATGCTCAACTTCGTCCAGGTGGGGTCCTTATTTTAGAGCCTCAAGGATGGAGCAGTTATTCCAAGAAGAAGAACCTAACA GAACGTATCTACAAAAATTACCAGAGTATCGAGTTCCGACCGCACAGCTTCACGCAGTATCTGCTGTCCGCCGAGGTTGGTTTCTCCAAGTGCGAGGTGCTCTCTATCCCCGCGCACCCGTCAAAGGGCTTTCAACGACCGGTCCATCTGTACACGAAGCCTGGACTTGCCCAAGAAAACACGGAAGATATTTCGACGTCAAAACGAGAAGAGCGGACAGTGGAGAGGCAAGAGCTGATCGAGCGCAGAGAGTATGAGCAGAAGCTGTTCCAGAAGGAGAACATCAAGGGTGGCAACATGTCCGAGATCAGTCAGCAGAGCAACGAATCCATGAGCCAGTACGATCAGCTGGAGAACGTTTATGCACCGAGTGCAACGCCTTGCTACGATACTCCCGGTTATAATAACGATAGTCAACCGCCGGACGTTTCTAAGATGTGTTACGTGGACGCCAACATGGAGGCTGATAAAATGGAGGCGGAAGAAACGACTGACAAACCCGGGGAACCTGGTCCTGAGAACATGAAAAAGCAGGACCTGGTAGACGGGAAAAGTTGTGAGAAAGTGAAGGAGGCACCCAAGTCCAGGCCGGACGAGAATACCAGAACAGCGGAGGCACAGAAAAAGACTCTGGTGCCTGAGGATCAGCGTGGCAGCAGGTTGAAAGCGAAGCAAATAAAATCAGTAGCCGAAAAGATGGATTGTACAGAAGATAAAGATGACTCTCGGCCCAAAGGGCAGATGGATGATAGAGGATCAAGGAGTCTTTGCGAAGAGGATCAATCGAAGACGCAACGCTGCGAACTGACCTCGGACAACACGTAA
- the LOC143213868 gene encoding uncharacterized protein LOC143213868 codes for MQRKINLFERLESKPTMLFKRSDFGQVKCDVLTDSLPQFNFFKKSLRDINSSDSSFFVTPPMENKFVVTPKAPVKNKKESKRADLKPKRLQYTEEELDADNAQNVKDTVPEKSGNALLRKRDSVQCNKVNSTEKRITRSQAKLDIKPQTIDKENDSTAINNRSRNTSIVRNNLTRVSSIVNDSCSEELSQCDSSLDWKGKLRWLQSRRDVGLWVECCRRECKKLRYTEEYHDPLDVPEIWYCEMNFDKTIASCAIPQVPMAPALEADLIENCYNAGSIVWARVQGYPWWPAIVCDSPDTFRYYEQNNRSQKPIKYFVTFFNDVLECAWLHKHYLKPFARTKYSTLITRTIFHKVDYKSSLDKWYEIALSALRLSISERLQKFSYLALYEKMHDVNNNDTKTIEEEMETNSDEEIPSSAPTNSLSLRDYYFMFLCKANCNTSDECSY; via the exons ATGCAGcgcaaaattaatttgttcgaACGATTGGAATCGAAGCCGACGATGTTGTTCAAGAGATCGGACTTCGGTCAGGTGAAGTGTGATGTGTTGACAGATTCGTTGCCTCAG TTCAATTTCTTCAAAAAAAGTCTGCGCGACATTAACAGTAGCGACTCCTCGTTCTTCGTGACGCCACCGATGGAAAATAAATTTGTCGTGACGCCAAAAGCGCCGgtgaaaaacaaaaaagaatcCAAGAGGGCGGACCTGAAGCCTAAGAGGTTGCAGTACACTGAGGAGGAGCTGGACGCTGACAACGCGCAAAATGTGAAAGATACTGTGCCCGAAAAGTCGGGCAACGCGTTGCTTCGCAAACGAGACTCGGTCCAATGCAACAAGGTCAACTCCACGGAGAAACGGATCACCAGATCGCAAGCGAAGCTAGACATTAAACCGCAGACGATCGACAAAGAGAACGACAGTACCGCGATAAACAATAGATCGAGGAACACATCGATCGTTAGAAATAATTTAACTCGGGTCTCGTCTATAG TAAACGATTCATGCTCAGAGGAGTTGTCTCAATGTGACAGTAGTCTTGATTGGAAAGGCAAATTGCGTTGGCTGCAGTCTAGGAGAGACGTTGGCCTATGGGTTGAGTGCTGTAGACGTGAATGTAAGAAATTGAGATACACGGAAGAGTATCATGATCCACTAGATGTGCCAGAGATATGGTACTGCGAGATGAACTTTG ATAAGACAATAGCGTCTTGTGCTATTCCACAAGTACCTATGGCACCTGCGTTGGAGGCTGACTTAATTGAAAATTGCTATAATGCTGGCAGCATTGTGTGGGCTCGTGTTCAGGGGTATCCATGGTGGCCTGCAATAGTTTGCGACAGTCCTGACACATTCCGATACTATGAACAAAATAATCGTTCTCAGAAACCT ATTAAATACTTTGTCACATTCTTCAATGATGTATTGGAATGTGCCTGGCTCCACAAGCATTATCTAAAACCATTCGCAAGAACTAAATACAGCACACTTATCACCAGG ACAATATTCCATAAAGTTGACTATAAAAGCTCCCTCGACAAATGGTATGAGATAGCCCTAAGTGCTCTTCGACTATCTATCTCAGAGAGATTGCAAAAGTTTAGTTATCTGGCGTTGTATGAGAAAATGCACGACGTTAACAACAACGATACCAAGACGATCGAAGAAGAAATGGAGACAAATTCGGACGAAGAAATACCGTCCTCGGCTCCCACGAATTCTCTATCGCTGCGAGATTATTATTTCATGTTCCTTTGTAAAGCGAATTGCAATACTTCCGATGAGtgttcatattaa
- the LOC143213870 gene encoding uncharacterized protein LOC143213870, translated as MYVPATVSGVIVFLFSFFMERRTVLRAWVIETADKIPTCFVTLVEDFRKFYQSRKMEGLLSVYGNLIPYKLNKETGGFDVIYQQRTRKYGRNSPCGGSPYPLTSD; from the exons ATGTATGTGCCCGCCACGGTATCTGGGGTTAtcgttttccttttttctttctttatggAGAGGCGGACAGTGTTAAGAGCTTGGGTCATCGAGACAGCCGACAAAATTCCAACATGTTTCGTTACGCTCGTggaagattttcgaaaattttatcaG AGTCGTAAAATGGAAGGATTGCTCTCTGTCTATGGGAATTTGATCCCGTATAAGCTGAACAAGGAAACCGGGGGGTTTGACGTGATATATCAGCAAAGAACACGCAAATATGGCCGCAATTCACCATGTGGAGGGTCTCCGTATCCGCTGACATCGGACTGA